The Puntigrus tetrazona isolate hp1 chromosome 16, ASM1883169v1, whole genome shotgun sequence genome includes a region encoding these proteins:
- the ino80e gene encoding INO80 complex subunit E isoform X1, whose amino-acid sequence MNGQAEVEVDYKRKYKNLKRKLKFLVYEQECFQEELRRAQRKLLKVSRDKSFLLDRLLQYERVDEESSDSDATVSSDSDGEGAREREREAGKKRRSPGVPSVPSSSSPHLSLMSRSGAVPLQSSAPAQYLNTLPFPPEYLAPSAERVKKERKTKLAKHRKDGSGKVVGPLTSSYPAGSGAAGGASGPFSWVPQQMLSEDAAEEEGESEGESDRGEEERGEGDEAELVIDIPNE is encoded by the exons ATGAACGGACAAGCTGAGGTCGAGGTGGATTACaagagaaaatacaaaaatctcaAACGCAAATTAAAGTTTCTGGTATAT GAGCAAGAGTGTTTTCAGGAGGAGCTAAGAAGAGCTCAGAGGAAACTATTAAAAGTTTCTAGAGACAAAAG ttTTCTGTTGGACAGATTGTTGCAGTATGAAAGGGTGGATGAAGAGTCTTCCG aCTCTGATGCAACAGTTTCATCAGACAGTGATGGAGAaggagccagagagagagagagggaagcaGGGAAGAA GAGGAGGAGTCCTGGAGTTCCCTCCGTCCCGTCGTCCTCATCTCCTCATCTCTCACTCATGTCCCGCTCTGGTGCGGTACCTCTCCAGTCATCTGCTCCGGCACAGTACCTCAACACT TTACCCTTCCCTCCTGAGTATTTGGCTCCCTCTGCTGAGCGagtgaagaaagagagaaaaacaaaactggcCAAACACAGGAAAGACGGTTCAGGGAAG GTGGTTGGCCCACTCACGTCCAGTTACCCTGCGGGCAGTGGTGCAGCTGGGGGTGCCAGTGGGCCGTTCAGCTGGGTACCACAGCAGATGCTGAGCGAGGATGCAGCcgaggaggagggagagagtgaaggagagagtgaccgtggagaggaggagagaggagagggtgATGAGGCAGAGTTGGTTATTGACATACCCAATGAGTGA
- the ino80e gene encoding INO80 complex subunit E isoform X2 yields MNGQAEVEVDYKRKYKNLKRKLKFLVYEQECFQEELRRAQRKLLKVSRDKSFLLDRLLQYERVDEESSDSDATVSSDSDGEGAREREREAGKKRRSPGVPSVPSSSSPHLSLMSRSGAVPLQSSAPAQYLNTVVGPLTSSYPAGSGAAGGASGPFSWVPQQMLSEDAAEEEGESEGESDRGEEERGEGDEAELVIDIPNE; encoded by the exons ATGAACGGACAAGCTGAGGTCGAGGTGGATTACaagagaaaatacaaaaatctcaAACGCAAATTAAAGTTTCTGGTATAT GAGCAAGAGTGTTTTCAGGAGGAGCTAAGAAGAGCTCAGAGGAAACTATTAAAAGTTTCTAGAGACAAAAG ttTTCTGTTGGACAGATTGTTGCAGTATGAAAGGGTGGATGAAGAGTCTTCCG aCTCTGATGCAACAGTTTCATCAGACAGTGATGGAGAaggagccagagagagagagagggaagcaGGGAAGAA GAGGAGGAGTCCTGGAGTTCCCTCCGTCCCGTCGTCCTCATCTCCTCATCTCTCACTCATGTCCCGCTCTGGTGCGGTACCTCTCCAGTCATCTGCTCCGGCACAGTACCTCAACACT GTGGTTGGCCCACTCACGTCCAGTTACCCTGCGGGCAGTGGTGCAGCTGGGGGTGCCAGTGGGCCGTTCAGCTGGGTACCACAGCAGATGCTGAGCGAGGATGCAGCcgaggaggagggagagagtgaaggagagagtgaccgtggagaggaggagagaggagagggtgATGAGGCAGAGTTGGTTATTGACATACCCAATGAGTGA